GGCGCCAGCGCGAACGTGCTGGTCGACTCGGTCCTGGTCATCCTGGAGCAGGCGATCAACGGCGTGCCGGACATGCGCTACATGGCCTCGGCCGCCACCAGCGCCGGCGAAGCCACGATCATGATCATCTTCGAGCCCGGGACGGACCCGAACGTGGCGGTCTTGAACGTGCAGAACCGGATCCAGACCGTGAAGAACCGGCTTCCACCCCTGGTGGAGCGGGAAGGCATCATCGTCATGCAGGCCATGACGAGCATGCTCATGTATGTGAACATCTTCAGCACCGACGAGAGCCACGACCAGAACTTCCTCTACAACTACGCCTTCGTCAATCTCCTGCCCGAGATCAAGCGGGTCCGGGGCGTCGGCAGCGCCACGATCCTCGGCAGCCGCCAGTACGCGATGCGGGTCTGGCTGAACCTCGACCGCATGAGGGCCTACAACGTCTCCGCCGACGACGTCATGAAGGCCGTGGGCGAGCAGAGCATGATCGGCTCGCCCGGGCGACTCGGGCAGGCGACCGGCACGAAGTCGCAATCGGTCGAATACGTGCTCACGTGGGTGGGCCGCTACAGCGAGCCGAAGCAGTATGAGGACATCATCCTCAAGGCGAATCCCGACGGCGAGATCCTGCGGCTCAAGGACGTCGCCAAGGTCGACCTGAGCGCCTCGTATTACAACATCTACTCGGACATCGACGGCCATCCCTCGGCCGCCATCGTCCTGAAGCAGCTCCCCGGCACCAACGCCGCCGTCGTCATCGAGGAGGTCAAGGAGAAGCTCAAGGAGATCAAGGAGGCGTCCTTCCCCCCCGGCATGACGTTCGAGGTCAGCTACGACGTCTCCAGCTTCCTGGAGGCCTCCATCGAGCAGGTGCTGCACACGCTCCTGGAAGCCTTCGTGCTGGTGTCGCTGGTGGTCTTCCTGTTCCTCGGCGACTGGCGTTCCACGCTGATCCCGACGCTGGCGGTCCCGGTGTCGTTGATCGGCACCTTCTTCTTCCTGCAGCTGTTCGGCCTGTCGATCAATCTCATTACGCTCTTCGCCCTGGTGCTGGCGATCGGCGTCGTGGTCGACGACGCGATCGTGGTGGTCGAGGCCGTGCACGCCAAGATGCACGAGAAACATCTATCGCCCTATCGAGCGACGCAGGAGGTCGTGCACGAGATCAGCGGCGCGATCATCGCCATCACGCTCGTGATGACGGCGGTGTTCGTCCCCGTGACCTTCATGACGGGCCCGGTGGGCACCTTCTACCGCCAGTTCGGCATCACGATGGCCACGTCGATCGTCCTCTCCGGCGTCGTGGCCTTGACGCTCACGCCGGTCCTCTGCGCGATGATCCTCAAGCCGCACACGGGCCAGCCGACGAAGCGCGGGCCGCTGGGCATGCTGCTGCATCTCTTCGACCGCGCCGTCGAGAAGGTCACCGGCGGATATGCGGCGTTCCTGCGGCCGGTGGTCACGCGCCGCATGCTGACCATGCTGGTCATCACGGGATTCGGCGTCGGCATCTTCCTGGTGAACACGCACCTCCCGTCGGGCTTCATCCCGCTGGAGGACCAGGGCATGATCTACGGGATCATCCAGACGCCGCCGGGCTCGACGATCGAGTACACCAACGCCAAGTCGCACGAGCTGCAGGAGATCGCCAAGAGCATCGAGGGGGTCAACTCCGTCTCCTCGCTGGCCGGCTACGAGGTGCTGACGGAGGGCCGCGGCTCGAACGCGGGGACCTGCCTCATCAACCTGAAGAGCTGGGCCGACCGCAAGATGACCTCGAAGCAGATCATCGAGAGGCTCGAAGAGGAATGCAGCAAGATGTCCAACGTGAAGCTCGAGTTCTTCGAGCCGCCCGCGGTGCCCGGCTTCGGCGCGGCCGGCGGGTTCTCCACGCGCGTGCTGGACAAGACGAACTCGATGAACTACCAGCAGCTGGGCGAGGTGACCGACAAGTTCATGGCCGCCCTGTCGAAGCGCAAGGAGGTGAAGGGGCTGTTCACCTTCTTCGCCAGCAACTATCCGCAATATGAGATTGTCATCGACAACGACGTGGCCATGCAGAAGGGCGTGTCGATCGCCAAGGCGATGGACAACCTGTCGATCGTCGTCGGCAGCACCTGGGAGCAGGGCTTCATCCGATTCGGCCAGTTCTACAAGGTCTTCGTGCAGGCGCTGCCGGAGTTCCGGCGGTTCCCCGAAGATTTCCAGAACATGTTCGTGAAGAACGACAAGGGGGAGATGGTCCCCTACTCCTCGTTCATGACTCTCAAGAAGCGACAGGGCCTCAACGAGATCAACCGCTACAACCTGTATCCATCGGCCGCCATCCAGGGGGCTCCGGCGCCCGGCTTCAGCAGCGGCCAGGCGATCAAGGCGATCCAGGAGGTCGCCGCCCAGACGCTGCCCCCCGGATACGGCCTGGGGTGGGAGGCCCTCTCTTACGACGAGGCGGACAAGGGGAACCTGGCGATCTTCATCTTCCTGATCGTCGTGATCTTCGTGTACCTGGTGCTGGTCGGTCAGTACGAGAGCTTCATCCTGCCGCTGGCGGTGATCCTGTCGCTGCCGATCGGGATCTTCGGGTCGTTCCTGTTCCTCCAGGCCATGGGGCTGTCCAACGACGTCTACGCCCAGATCGGCCTGGTCATGCTGGTCGGCCTGCTGGGCAAGAACGCGATCTTGATCGTCGAGTTCGCGGTGCAGCGCCACCGCGAGGGGCTGAGCATCCAGGAGGCGGCGATTGAGGGCGGCAAGCTGCGCTTCCGGCCGATCTTGATGACGTCCTTCGCCTTCATCGCGGGCCTGATCCCGCTGGTCCGCGCCAGCGGCCCCGGGGCGATCGGCAACCGCACGATCGGCACCACCGCGGTCGGCGGCATGCTCGTGGGCACCGTGATCGGCGTGCTGTTCATCCCCGGGCTCTATTACCTGTTCGGCAAGATGGCCGACGGCAAGAAGCTCCTCGAAGACGAGGTGGACGAGCCGCTGAGCGAGATCGTCAAGCATTGATGACGAGGAGCCTGACGACCGGCGCGTACGTACGTCCGTCCGCATCGCCGGCCGGGCCTTCGGAGCCTCGGCGAGATCGGTCGAAACATGGGCGTGCTTGCGGAGGGAGGTCCGACCGTTCGCCGCCGTCGCGAAGCTCGGCGAGGTCTGAGAAACGGAGCTTGACGGCGTCGCGGGAATCGTCTAAACGAGGTACGACGAACAAATCTCAGGTCTTCCGCGGGGCGGATCTCGCCCCGGAGTCGGGCCTCGATCCCATCTTCGCTCGCTCTCATGTGCAAAAGCTCGCGTCCACGCGTCGGACCTCGATCGGGGGGATTCGACGCGCGAGACGAACGCAGGTGACGGTTGCACGAGGCCCGATCCCCGCCAGGAGGGTGGGGACGCCCGAGGTTTCGGGAACGGTTCCGCTCCCGTCGCAGCCGGTGGCGACACCGGCTCGGCGGGACTTTCAAGGACGAAGCGGATGAACCAGTCGTTAAATCTGTCATTCACGAAGCACAAGAAGCGTGCCGTGGCGATCCTGGTCGCCTGCGGCTGCCTCCTGGTCCTCCCGTCCTGCTGGATCCCGGGACTCCGTCGCCCCATGCCGGGGCCGGGCCTGAAGGAGAGCTACGACCTCCGCAAGGAGGATCCCCAATCCGACCTGCCGGAGGTCTTCGAGGCGGCGGACAGCGCGGAGAACTCGGCGCGGCTGCAGCTCGAAGAGTTCTTCAGCGACCCCATGCTCATCGCCCTGATGTATCAGGCCCTGGACGGCAACCAGGAGTTGCGGATCCTGTCCGAGAACGTCCAGATCGCCAGCAACGAGATCCTCGCCAGGCAGGGGGCGTACCTGCCGTTCGTCACCCTGGGGGCGGCCGCCGGGATCGACCGGTACAGCAGCTTCACGATCCCGGGCGCCGGCATCCTCAACGACCCCTTCCGCCCGGGGCTGGGCCGGTCGGGGTTCCTCCCCAACCCGCTGCCGAACTACCTCCTGGGCCCCGCGTTCTTCTGGACCCCGGACATCTGGCGGCAGTTGCACAACGCCAAGGACGCCGCGGCCGCGCGCTACTACGCCGCCGCCGAGGGCCGGAACTACTTCGTGACCGGCCTGGTCGCCGAGATCGCCGAGAACTACTACCGGCTCATGGCGCTCGACCAGCGGATCGAGATCCTCGACCAGACGATCGCCATCCAGGAGCAGAGCCTCCAGGTCGCCAGGACCATCAAGGAAGGAGCCAGGGGCACGGAACTGCCCGTCCAGCGTTTCCTGGCCGAGGTCCGCAGGAACCAGAGCGAGAAGCTGATCGTCAACCAGGACATCATCGAGGCCGAGAACCGCATCAACTTCCTCCTGGGGCGCAACCCCCAGCGCGTCGAGCGGATGAAGGGCAACTTCCTCGACCTGACGCTGCATTCGCTGAGCGTGGGCCTCCCCGCCGAGCTGCTGGAAAACCGGAACGACATCCGCCAGGCGGAGCGCGAGCTGGCGTCCGCCGGGCTCGACGTGCTCGTCGCCCGCAAACGCTTCTACCCCCAGGGGTTCATCAGCTCGGGCATCGGCTACCAGGCTTTCGATCCGAAATACCTCTTCGTCACCCCCGAGGCCCTGATCGTCAACGTCGCCGGCAACCTGGTCACGCCGTTCATCAACCGGAAGGCGATCAAGGCCGAGTACTTCAGCGCCAACGCTCGGCAGTTGCAGGCCGTCTACAACTACCAGCGCGTGGTCCTGGAGGCCTTCATCCAGGTGGTCAACGACCTGGCC
The DNA window shown above is from Paludisphaera mucosa and carries:
- a CDS encoding efflux RND transporter permease subunit, yielding MFAKILHRPALAIVISIIILFLGGLSIKTLPISQFPSVAPPSVVVTVAYPGASANVLVDSVLVILEQAINGVPDMRYMASAATSAGEATIMIIFEPGTDPNVAVLNVQNRIQTVKNRLPPLVEREGIIVMQAMTSMLMYVNIFSTDESHDQNFLYNYAFVNLLPEIKRVRGVGSATILGSRQYAMRVWLNLDRMRAYNVSADDVMKAVGEQSMIGSPGRLGQATGTKSQSVEYVLTWVGRYSEPKQYEDIILKANPDGEILRLKDVAKVDLSASYYNIYSDIDGHPSAAIVLKQLPGTNAAVVIEEVKEKLKEIKEASFPPGMTFEVSYDVSSFLEASIEQVLHTLLEAFVLVSLVVFLFLGDWRSTLIPTLAVPVSLIGTFFFLQLFGLSINLITLFALVLAIGVVVDDAIVVVEAVHAKMHEKHLSPYRATQEVVHEISGAIIAITLVMTAVFVPVTFMTGPVGTFYRQFGITMATSIVLSGVVALTLTPVLCAMILKPHTGQPTKRGPLGMLLHLFDRAVEKVTGGYAAFLRPVVTRRMLTMLVITGFGVGIFLVNTHLPSGFIPLEDQGMIYGIIQTPPGSTIEYTNAKSHELQEIAKSIEGVNSVSSLAGYEVLTEGRGSNAGTCLINLKSWADRKMTSKQIIERLEEECSKMSNVKLEFFEPPAVPGFGAAGGFSTRVLDKTNSMNYQQLGEVTDKFMAALSKRKEVKGLFTFFASNYPQYEIVIDNDVAMQKGVSIAKAMDNLSIVVGSTWEQGFIRFGQFYKVFVQALPEFRRFPEDFQNMFVKNDKGEMVPYSSFMTLKKRQGLNEINRYNLYPSAAIQGAPAPGFSSGQAIKAIQEVAAQTLPPGYGLGWEALSYDEADKGNLAIFIFLIVVIFVYLVLVGQYESFILPLAVILSLPIGIFGSFLFLQAMGLSNDVYAQIGLVMLVGLLGKNAILIVEFAVQRHREGLSIQEAAIEGGKLRFRPILMTSFAFIAGLIPLVRASGPGAIGNRTIGTTAVGGMLVGTVIGVLFIPGLYYLFGKMADGKKLLEDEVDEPLSEIVKH
- a CDS encoding TolC family protein; translation: MNQSLNLSFTKHKKRAVAILVACGCLLVLPSCWIPGLRRPMPGPGLKESYDLRKEDPQSDLPEVFEAADSAENSARLQLEEFFSDPMLIALMYQALDGNQELRILSENVQIASNEILARQGAYLPFVTLGAAAGIDRYSSFTIPGAGILNDPFRPGLGRSGFLPNPLPNYLLGPAFFWTPDIWRQLHNAKDAAAARYYAAAEGRNYFVTGLVAEIAENYYRLMALDQRIEILDQTIAIQEQSLQVARTIKEGARGTELPVQRFLAEVRRNQSEKLIVNQDIIEAENRINFLLGRNPQRVERMKGNFLDLTLHSLSVGLPAELLENRNDIRQAERELASAGLDVLVARKRFYPQGFISSGIGYQAFDPKYLFVTPEALIVNVAGNLVTPFINRKAIKAEYFSANARQLQAVYNYQRVVLEAFIQVVNDLARVENYRNSIEVKKQQLAALEESVEVAMKLFQFARADYVDVLFAQRDLRDARTVIVETKQQQLSAVVQTYRALGGGNYLLPIPVPQPLQPHKWMFWKHAHPVAEVARGPLPPPAPSAEMSPFPPPTPTPDAVPAPPPTPSAAKDEDQDSFSTPSPDKVTIPPPTTRTDRIETSGPSASTGGLPDPLPKPIGGAGGSANNPQIPPG